From a region of the Halanaerobium hydrogeniformans genome:
- a CDS encoding PAS domain S-box protein, which produces MDQNIVIIAAKKNIEEKIESLVLQMDNIIEASFSSAEQAAAYILANPGKVDLIILSSFYEDGIFSYQIAEKIKSKYELPIIFLNDGAQSFNSKAKLKNGDLVLSLPENKTELEIFKYNIKKFINNFKIKQQCQLKQYSLDSLSAHIAVLDQKGVIKYTNKAWDDFGRENGLEPAQSGVGINYLELLEKAAEAENSSDILAGLKSVINQEKDLFTFEYPCHSLFEERWFKLRATPFKGKGAFAAVVAHENITQRKLAEKELEVLNKEYENIFENVQNSIFLLNVETGEKITYQRLNSLEENLTGIKTGAIKGKTPVEAFGEDLGSKIEKRYRKCLRKKESIEYEEKIELPGGLRYWLTKLNPIIIDGKVEKIVGTSLDITESKQKEAKLEAIFKASQNISFIITEATDDKRDSVIREFSPGAENIFGYSREEMIDSSVSKLHSREETRQFPNMHALIEDGKSWSDEVVLVRKNGERFPALFTVFPLGDYADKKLLTLGVTVDISERKEVEEKLKKSKKLYQGLIESQNDLIVRVDSENRFNYVNDAYCELFGKNRKELIGSKFTPLVHEDDLESTLEAMKDLNKPPYRAYMEQRAMTVDGWRWISWEDNAILNEMGEITEIQGVGRDITELKETEKALKESQRKLEQLIAQTTAVIYSYQIVDGELEITYLNENVENILGFKPEDFIGEEEFHLSCVHPEDREILKEKIEKTTIKDISIDEYRFKDKQGNYYWLYDQQKVISRKGGVIKVIGSWLDYTAEHEKHKEKIDKLLYKDVLTGLNNRKYFEENEIIKVIDQKNNLPLSVIKADINGLKLINDSYGDELGDQYLIKATQILEESVPEQAVMARWGGDEFLILLPKTDKVEVQAIMNEIRTKMDRSFIKDIPISMGLGTATKFDIGQEMETVLTEADDLMYQNKLLEKRSAKSKIVESIINALAAKSDETKDHAVRMSKNARELGRRLGLDNSELDKLSLLAKLHDIGKTTISEEILTKPGKLNQKEWEIMKTHPKMGFKIASASSEFAVVAEEILSHHERWDGSGYPRGLKGEEIPYLARIISIIDAYDVMTNERPYTKAINEIDALAEVKRCAGSQFDPQIAEEFIAMLSGE; this is translated from the coding sequence ATGGATCAAAACATTGTTATAATTGCAGCCAAAAAAAATATAGAGGAAAAAATAGAGTCTCTAGTTTTACAGATGGATAATATTATTGAAGCTAGTTTTTCTTCAGCCGAGCAAGCAGCTGCTTATATTTTAGCCAATCCAGGTAAAGTAGATTTAATAATTTTAAGCAGTTTTTATGAAGATGGAATTTTTTCTTATCAAATCGCAGAAAAGATTAAATCTAAGTATGAGCTGCCGATTATTTTTCTAAATGATGGTGCTCAGAGCTTTAATTCTAAGGCGAAACTTAAAAATGGAGATCTTGTTCTCAGCCTGCCTGAAAATAAAACCGAGCTTGAGATTTTTAAATATAATATAAAAAAGTTTATAAATAATTTTAAAATAAAACAGCAGTGTCAGTTAAAGCAATATTCTCTGGATTCACTCTCAGCTCATATTGCTGTACTTGATCAAAAAGGTGTAATTAAATATACCAATAAGGCCTGGGATGATTTCGGAAGAGAAAATGGTTTAGAGCCGGCCCAGAGCGGGGTCGGGATCAATTATCTTGAGCTGCTGGAAAAGGCTGCTGAAGCTGAAAACAGCTCTGATATTCTAGCAGGATTAAAAAGTGTAATCAATCAAGAAAAAGATCTATTTACCTTTGAATATCCCTGTCATTCCCTGTTTGAAGAAAGATGGTTTAAATTAAGGGCCACTCCTTTTAAAGGTAAGGGAGCCTTTGCAGCAGTTGTTGCTCATGAAAATATCACTCAACGCAAACTGGCGGAAAAAGAACTGGAAGTTTTAAATAAAGAGTATGAAAATATTTTTGAGAATGTTCAAAACAGTATTTTTCTTTTAAATGTAGAAACTGGTGAAAAAATTACTTATCAGCGTTTAAATTCTTTAGAAGAAAATTTAACCGGGATTAAAACCGGTGCTATTAAGGGTAAAACCCCTGTTGAAGCCTTTGGAGAAGATCTGGGCAGTAAAATCGAAAAAAGGTATAGAAAATGTCTGAGAAAAAAAGAAAGCATAGAATATGAAGAAAAGATCGAACTTCCGGGAGGATTAAGGTACTGGCTGACCAAGTTAAATCCAATAATCATAGATGGAAAAGTAGAAAAAATTGTGGGAACTTCACTTGATATAACGGAATCGAAGCAAAAAGAGGCTAAACTTGAGGCCATTTTTAAGGCCAGTCAAAATATATCCTTTATAATCACAGAGGCAACAGATGATAAAAGGGATTCTGTGATCAGAGAGTTCAGTCCAGGTGCAGAAAATATTTTTGGTTACAGTAGAGAGGAAATGATTGATTCTTCTGTTTCTAAGCTGCACAGTAGGGAAGAAACTCGTCAGTTTCCCAATATGCATGCCCTTATCGAAGACGGAAAAAGCTGGAGTGATGAGGTAGTATTAGTTCGCAAAAATGGTGAAAGATTCCCGGCTTTGTTTACTGTTTTTCCTCTGGGTGATTATGCAGATAAAAAGCTTTTAACCTTGGGAGTAACTGTCGATATTTCTGAGCGTAAAGAGGTTGAAGAAAAGCTTAAAAAAAGCAAAAAGTTGTATCAGGGTTTAATCGAATCACAAAATGATTTAATCGTTCGGGTTGATAGTGAAAACAGATTTAACTATGTTAATGATGCCTACTGTGAATTATTCGGCAAAAACAGGAAGGAACTTATCGGTAGTAAATTTACTCCCTTAGTTCACGAAGATGATTTAGAAAGCACCTTAGAAGCGATGAAAGATCTCAACAAACCTCCTTATAGGGCTTATATGGAACAACGGGCGATGACAGTTGACGGTTGGCGCTGGATTTCCTGGGAGGATAATGCGATTTTAAATGAAATGGGAGAGATCACAGAAATACAGGGTGTAGGAAGAGATATCACCGAACTTAAAGAAACAGAAAAGGCACTTAAAGAAAGCCAGAGAAAACTAGAACAGTTAATAGCCCAGACCACAGCTGTTATTTACTCCTATCAGATAGTTGATGGTGAACTTGAAATAACCTATCTCAATGAAAATGTAGAGAACATTCTGGGTTTTAAACCTGAAGATTTTATCGGTGAAGAAGAATTTCATTTGAGCTGTGTTCATCCTGAAGATAGAGAAATATTAAAAGAAAAAATCGAAAAAACCACGATCAAAGATATTTCAATTGATGAATACCGCTTTAAGGATAAACAAGGTAATTACTACTGGTTATATGATCAGCAGAAAGTTATAAGCAGAAAAGGTGGAGTGATCAAGGTTATCGGTTCCTGGCTTGATTATACAGCTGAACACGAAAAACACAAAGAAAAAATAGATAAACTGCTTTATAAAGATGTTTTAACTGGGCTCAATAATAGAAAATATTTTGAAGAAAATGAGATTATTAAAGTAATAGATCAGAAAAATAATTTACCCTTGAGTGTTATTAAAGCGGATATTAATGGACTAAAGCTGATTAATGACAGTTATGGTGATGAGCTTGGTGATCAATATTTGATCAAAGCAACTCAAATTTTGGAAGAATCGGTTCCTGAGCAGGCTGTTATGGCCCGCTGGGGTGGAGATGAATTTTTAATTCTGCTTCCCAAAACAGATAAAGTTGAAGTGCAAGCAATAATGAATGAAATCAGAACTAAAATGGACCGTTCTTTCATCAAAGATATCCCCATTTCGATGGGGCTAGGTACCGCAACTAAGTTTGATATTGGTCAGGAGATGGAGACAGTTTTAACCGAAGCCGATGATCTGATGTATCAAAATAAATTGCTGGAAAAAAGAAGCGCAAAAAGCAAGATCGTGGAAAGTATAATTAATGCCCTTGCAGCTAAAAGTGATGAGACCAAAGACCATGCTGTTCGAATGAGTAAAAATGCGCGTGAGCTTGGCAGGAGACTTGGGCTTGATAATTCAGAATTGGATAAACTTTCTCTGCTGGCAAAACTGCATGATATAGGTAAGACCACTATTTCTGAGGAGATCTTAACAAAGCCGGGTAAACTGAATCAAAAAGAATGGGAAATAATGAAAACCCATCCCAAAATGGGCTTTAAGATCGCCAGTGCTTCTAGTGAATTTGCTGTAGTAGCTGAAGAGATATTATCACATCATGAGCGCTGGGATGGCAGTGGTTATCCCAGGGGTTTAAAAGGGGAAGAGATTCCTTATCTGGCAAGGATCATCTCAATAATCGATGCCTATGATGTTATGACAAATGAGCGGCCTTATACTAAGGCCATAAATGAAATAGATGCATTGGCTGAAGTAAAACGCTGTGCAGGCAGCCAATTTGATCCACAGATTGCTGAAGAATTTATTGCTATGCTTTCAGGTGAGTGA
- a CDS encoding sensor domain-containing diguanylate cyclase gives MPWILVLSAKKILDSLIEGAFLFDKAKNIIYLNKNAVRITGYNLAELQKLEDFYELIKDPAVKEDICCHLGQEDYYGIVSIRDKFASEKFVEIKFCFLENRLYLITMVDITFRIKKEAELKNIENKFRLAVKGAKIGVWEWEEQKGYSLLNPEDMNFFHFRAGFQKLDEKLLLKNIYFDDRKRVAAEIDKIVNQNKDYLEVEYRVKSKNGDWKWIRNLARVYERGEDNKALKIIGIYLDIDEQKKIERKITELSLKDELTGLYNRRFFNEEIARLKNSRDYPITILVGDIDDLKQINDSCGHNAGDDYIKLTAKILKNNLRAADIVARIGGDEFAVILPKTNWAIAEEICERIKNEYKQINHCSDSEKEFSISLGIATINSSAEDIEDCFNRADKRMYKNKLQKKFNKRFDI, from the coding sequence TTGCCATGGATATTAGTCCTCTCAGCAAAAAAAATATTAGACAGCTTAATAGAGGGAGCCTTTTTATTTGATAAAGCAAAAAACATAATTTATTTAAACAAAAATGCGGTAAGAATTACCGGCTATAATCTGGCGGAACTGCAGAAACTAGAGGATTTTTATGAACTCATAAAAGATCCAGCTGTTAAAGAAGATATTTGCTGCCATCTGGGCCAGGAAGATTATTATGGGATAGTTTCCATCAGAGATAAATTTGCCTCTGAAAAATTTGTAGAGATCAAGTTTTGTTTTTTAGAAAACAGACTTTATTTGATCACCATGGTTGATATCACCTTTAGAATAAAAAAAGAGGCTGAACTAAAAAATATAGAAAACAAGTTCAGGCTTGCCGTAAAGGGAGCAAAAATAGGGGTATGGGAGTGGGAAGAGCAAAAGGGTTATTCACTTTTAAATCCTGAAGATATGAATTTTTTCCATTTTCGCGCTGGTTTTCAGAAATTGGATGAAAAGCTGCTTTTGAAAAATATCTATTTTGATGATAGAAAAAGGGTTGCAGCAGAAATCGATAAAATAGTTAATCAAAACAAAGATTATTTAGAAGTTGAATACCGGGTTAAGAGTAAAAATGGCGATTGGAAGTGGATCAGAAATCTGGCCCGGGTCTATGAAAGAGGAGAAGATAACAAAGCCCTTAAAATCATTGGGATTTATTTAGATATTGATGAACAAAAAAAGATCGAACGCAAGATTACCGAACTATCTTTAAAAGATGAACTAACAGGGCTCTACAACAGAAGGTTTTTTAATGAAGAGATCGCGAGGTTGAAAAACTCACGAGATTATCCTATTACAATTTTAGTTGGTGATATTGATGATCTTAAACAGATCAATGACAGCTGTGGTCACAATGCAGGTGATGATTATATTAAACTGACAGCTAAAATATTAAAAAATAATCTCAGGGCAGCTGACATAGTTGCCAGGATAGGTGGGGACGAATTTGCTGTAATCCTCCCCAAAACAAACTGGGCTATTGCTGAAGAAATCTGTGAGCGGATCAAAAATGAATATAAGCAGATTAACCACTGTAGTGATTCAGAAAAAGAATTCAGCATTTCACTGGGTATTGCTACAATCAACAGCAGTGCAGAAGATATTGAAGATTGTTTTAATAGGGCAGACAAAAGGATGTATAAAAATAAACTGCAGAAAAAATTTAATAAAAGATTCGATATTTAA
- a CDS encoding pirin family protein — MKADKISAVKKAEGAGAEVNRLFPNRSRSDFHDPFVLLDEFFVEPPNEFAPHEHRGFEAITYMLEGHFIHEDNLGNKAEVGPGGIQAFNAGKSITHSEKPGPEGLSRGIQLWINLPQNMKNSEPGYQTIKADQIEEESTSDLLIRKIAGQDSKLELQTEIEYLDIKVKNDTKFHDKLKTDQVGVVYLINGKIEGEYDLAAREGLLIEAGEEISLDFKEGSRLIFLKGKPHHQAIKLRGSFVE; from the coding sequence ATGAAAGCAGATAAAATTTCAGCAGTTAAAAAAGCTGAAGGTGCAGGTGCAGAGGTAAATAGACTTTTCCCCAATAGAAGCCGCAGTGATTTTCATGACCCATTTGTTTTGCTTGACGAGTTTTTTGTTGAGCCCCCAAATGAATTTGCTCCCCATGAACACAGGGGATTTGAAGCAATAACCTATATGCTAGAAGGTCATTTTATCCATGAAGATAATTTAGGTAATAAAGCTGAGGTGGGTCCGGGTGGGATTCAGGCTTTTAATGCCGGGAAAAGCATTACCCATTCAGAAAAACCCGGGCCAGAAGGTTTAAGCAGGGGCATACAACTCTGGATCAATCTTCCTCAAAATATGAAAAATTCAGAACCAGGCTATCAAACAATCAAGGCTGATCAGATCGAAGAAGAATCAACATCTGATCTTTTGATCAGGAAGATAGCAGGTCAGGATTCTAAATTAGAACTACAGACAGAAATAGAATACCTTGATATTAAGGTAAAAAATGATACTAAGTTCCATGATAAACTAAAAACAGATCAGGTAGGCGTGGTTTACCTGATTAATGGTAAAATAGAAGGTGAGTATGACCTTGCTGCCAGAGAAGGACTGCTGATCGAAGCTGGAGAAGAGATTTCTCTTGACTTTAAAGAGGGCAGTAGATTGATATTCTTAAAAGGGAAACCTCATCATCAGGCGATAAAATTAAGAGGTTCATTTGTGGAGTAG
- a CDS encoding DegT/DnrJ/EryC1/StrS family aminotransferase has protein sequence MISIAQPLVNKKEKELVLEVMDSGMLASGSYVNNFSKNFADFIGCDYGAAVSSGTTALHTALLAAGIGEGDKVITTPFTFIASSNSILYTGAEPVFVDIKEDSYNIDPEKIEAALKKDPDIKALLIVHLFGLSCDMDKIMELVEKYDLILIEDCAQAHGAEFDGKKVGSFGDLSTFSFYPTKNMTTGEGGIVLTNQEELHQKAAKIINHGQSKKYSHDILGYNFRMTNLAAAIGLAQLEKLAAFNQKRIENGEFFNQNLADLDWLTIPSKAANKKHVYHQYTLRVKDRADFASYLSENGVGNSIHYPSAVTQQPYYKKLGYGELSFEVTEKVAAEIISIPVHPALSNEELQKIVDLIKAYK, from the coding sequence ATGATATCAATCGCCCAACCTCTGGTTAATAAAAAAGAAAAAGAACTGGTTTTAGAAGTAATGGACAGTGGAATGTTAGCTTCTGGTTCATATGTGAATAATTTCTCCAAAAACTTTGCCGATTTTATCGGTTGTGATTATGGAGCTGCAGTTTCGAGTGGAACAACAGCCTTACATACAGCATTACTTGCCGCAGGTATTGGTGAAGGAGATAAGGTGATAACAACACCTTTTACCTTTATTGCCAGCTCAAATTCTATACTTTATACAGGAGCAGAACCTGTTTTTGTCGACATAAAAGAAGATAGTTATAACATAGATCCCGAAAAAATAGAGGCTGCCCTGAAAAAAGATCCAGATATTAAAGCTCTGCTGATAGTTCACCTCTTCGGTTTAAGCTGTGATATGGACAAAATAATGGAGCTGGTAGAAAAATATGATCTGATTTTAATAGAAGATTGTGCACAGGCCCATGGAGCGGAGTTTGATGGTAAAAAAGTCGGTAGTTTTGGTGATCTTTCAACCTTTAGCTTTTATCCAACCAAAAATATGACAACTGGTGAAGGTGGAATAGTATTAACAAATCAGGAAGAATTACATCAGAAGGCTGCCAAAATAATTAATCATGGTCAGTCAAAAAAATACAGCCATGATATTCTGGGTTATAACTTCAGGATGACAAATCTGGCTGCAGCAATAGGTTTAGCTCAGCTAGAAAAGTTAGCAGCTTTTAACCAGAAAAGAATAGAGAATGGAGAATTTTTTAATCAAAACTTAGCAGATCTCGATTGGCTGACAATACCATCTAAAGCAGCTAATAAAAAACATGTTTACCATCAGTACACATTAAGAGTAAAAGATCGGGCTGATTTTGCCAGCTACTTAAGTGAAAATGGGGTAGGTAACAGTATTCACTATCCTTCTGCAGTTACCCAACAGCCCTATTATAAAAAGCTTGGTTATGGAGAACTCAGTTTTGAAGTCACAGAAAAAGTAGCAGCAGAAATCATCTCAATACCTGTCCATCCTGCTTTAAGTAATGAAGAACTTCAGAAAATTGTAGATCTAATCAAAGCCTATAAATAG
- a CDS encoding Gfo/Idh/MocA family protein yields MTEKLKVGVIGVGSMGEHHVRNYLSLKHLCEFIGIYDNDQKRVEGIAQSYGVKSYGDLETLFAEVDIINIATPTSTHYDIAMAALERNVHVLIEKPITAEIAEAEEIIKKAEQKGLVVQVGHIERFNPAVLALPEVLKDKKVIALDSKRLGPYDPRISDTDVIQDLMIHDIDVVNSIVSGPISDIEAYGKITHSDGLIDYAVANMVMSNGAVATLTASRITQKKVRELTITTEDSYIELDYLQRKILVTKKRELLGGKKKQPKTELEEIIVEEKEPLKSQLKHFINSIKNGTRPLIDANDALEALSLTKKIQKRIYSKGRK; encoded by the coding sequence ATGACAGAAAAATTAAAAGTTGGTGTAATTGGGGTCGGCAGTATGGGAGAACATCATGTTAGAAATTATCTCTCATTAAAACATTTATGTGAATTTATAGGTATTTATGATAATGATCAGAAAAGAGTAGAAGGGATTGCTCAAAGCTATGGAGTAAAAAGTTATGGTGATCTGGAAACTCTATTTGCTGAGGTTGATATTATAAATATTGCTACTCCAACTTCTACCCATTACGATATTGCAATGGCGGCTTTAGAAAGAAATGTTCATGTTTTAATAGAAAAACCGATTACAGCTGAGATTGCAGAAGCTGAAGAAATTATAAAAAAGGCTGAACAAAAAGGTCTGGTAGTTCAGGTTGGTCATATTGAGAGATTTAATCCGGCGGTACTGGCCTTACCAGAGGTCTTAAAAGATAAAAAAGTAATAGCTCTTGATAGCAAAAGGCTGGGTCCCTATGATCCCCGTATAAGTGATACCGATGTTATTCAGGATTTAATGATTCATGACATAGATGTAGTCAATTCTATCGTTTCCGGTCCAATTTCTGATATTGAAGCTTATGGAAAAATAACTCATTCTGATGGATTGATCGATTATGCTGTAGCAAATATGGTGATGAGCAATGGTGCGGTTGCCACCCTAACGGCAAGTAGAATAACTCAAAAAAAGGTGAGAGAGTTGACGATCACAACCGAAGACTCATATATTGAGCTGGATTATCTACAGAGAAAAATTCTGGTGACAAAGAAGAGAGAATTGCTCGGTGGCAAGAAAAAACAGCCTAAAACAGAGCTGGAAGAAATAATAGTTGAAGAAAAAGAACCACTTAAAAGCCAGCTGAAACATTTTATTAATTCAATAAAAAATGGAACACGACCTCTGATAGATGCAAATGATGCTCTGGAAGCACTAAGTTTAACTAAAAAAATTCAAAAAAGAATCTATAGTAAAGGAAGGAAGTAG
- a CDS encoding CoA-binding protein: MNDREKTLEMKNWAVVGATDKKNKFGYKIYKKLKNHNYNVYPVNPNLETIDGDQCYPDLASVPVEIDVVDMVVNPRIGIKVMENIKTEGINYVWLQPGTRSSQIRDFAKNNKITIVESCVLINLD, translated from the coding sequence ATGAATGATAGAGAAAAGACTTTAGAAATGAAGAACTGGGCTGTGGTGGGTGCTACAGACAAGAAAAATAAATTTGGCTATAAAATATATAAAAAACTTAAAAATCACAATTACAATGTTTATCCTGTCAATCCAAATCTCGAAACTATTGATGGAGATCAATGTTACCCTGACCTGGCTTCAGTCCCTGTAGAAATAGATGTTGTGGATATGGTTGTTAATCCTAGAATTGGAATTAAAGTAATGGAAAACATCAAAACTGAAGGTATTAATTATGTCTGGCTGCAGCCGGGAACAAGGAGCTCTCAAATAAGAGACTTTGCTAAAAATAATAAGATAACTATTGTTGAAAGCTGTGTTTTGATCAACCTGGACTGA
- the htpX gene encoding zinc metalloprotease HtpX has product MHRIKTFLLMFSLTLIFLFLGGLIAGEDGLIMAFVFAMVINFISYWKSDKIAIKMTKSQPLSEDQAPQVYKIVRKLSRNANIPMPDIYLTPSQQPNAFATGRNPSHAAVAVTEGILNLLNEEELEGVIAHELAHVKNRDTLIQTMAATMAGALAFLARMGRYRMIFGRRRGKGSGLVQLLAIIFAPLAAIMIKMAISRSREYYADQKGGQISGNPEGLASALEKMQRYSQRSPMQVNEAAAHMFIMNPLSSEGMAKLFSTHPPTEERIKRLRKRGI; this is encoded by the coding sequence ATGCACCGTATAAAAACATTTTTACTGATGTTTTCTTTAACCCTTATCTTCCTTTTCTTAGGAGGTTTAATTGCTGGTGAGGATGGCCTTATTATGGCTTTTGTTTTTGCCATGGTGATCAACTTTATCAGCTACTGGAAAAGTGATAAAATTGCTATTAAAATGACGAAATCGCAACCTTTAAGTGAGGATCAAGCTCCTCAAGTTTATAAAATAGTGAGGAAGTTAAGTAGAAATGCCAATATTCCTATGCCTGATATTTATCTTACTCCTTCACAACAGCCAAATGCTTTTGCAACAGGTAGAAATCCTTCTCATGCTGCAGTTGCAGTTACAGAAGGTATCTTAAATCTACTCAATGAAGAAGAGTTAGAAGGGGTAATAGCCCACGAATTGGCTCATGTTAAAAATCGTGATACTTTAATCCAGACGATGGCTGCAACGATGGCAGGTGCGCTAGCTTTTCTAGCCAGAATGGGACGTTATAGAATGATTTTTGGCCGCAGACGTGGTAAAGGTAGTGGGCTGGTACAGCTCTTAGCAATTATTTTTGCTCCCCTTGCCGCGATAATGATTAAAATGGCTATTTCTCGTTCACGAGAATATTATGCCGATCAAAAAGGTGGTCAGATCTCTGGAAATCCTGAAGGCCTTGCAAGTGCTCTCGAAAAAATGCAGCGTTATTCCCAAAGGAGTCCAATGCAGGTTAATGAGGCTGCTGCCCACATGTTTATTATGAATCCTCTCTCCAGTGAAGGGATGGCAAAGCTCTTTAGTACCCACCCCCCAACAGAAGAAAGGATCAAAAGACTAAGAAAAAGAGGAATATAA